A single window of Liolophura sinensis isolate JHLJ2023 chromosome 6, CUHK_Ljap_v2, whole genome shotgun sequence DNA harbors:
- the LOC135468921 gene encoding neuroglobin-like → MGNQQLTCATKPAEGSIDDCLTERQVHLVQETWAVLRSDLAGNGVVIFTRFFKTNPDMKTLFPKIVSINEENQLEYVIDQKMLQKHATTVLEGLGAAVESLDDPYVLDNVLKALGQTHARRQIKPIMLKRLWPSLDYGLKEVLKEKYSKETAEAWRTVFDYICLRMKEGHARSK, encoded by the exons ATGGGAAACCAACAGCTTACCTGTGCTACTAAGCCAGCGGAGGGGAGTATTGATGACTGTCTAACCGAGAGACAAGTCCACTTGGTCCAGGAGACTTGGGCAGTGCTACGGAGTGACCTGGCAGGCAACGGCGTAGTCATCTTCACCAG gtttttCAAAACCAATCCTGACATGAAGACGCTGTTCCCTAAGATCGTGTCGATTAACGAGGAGAATCAACTGGAATACGTGATCGACCAAAAGATGTTGCAGAAACACGCCACGACAGTACTGGAGGGTCTGGGAGCAGCGGTCGAGAGCCTGGACGACCCTTACGTCCTGGACAACGTTCTGAAGGCATTGGGGCAGACGCACGCTAGGCGGCAAATCAAACCAATCATGCTGAAG CGTTTGTGGCCGTCCTTGGATTACGGCCTGAAGGAAGTGCTAAAGGAAAAGTACAGCAAAGAGACAGCGGAGGCCTGGAGAACAGTTTTTGATTATATCTGCCTACGGATGAAGGAAGGGCATGCGAGAAGTAAATGA